The genomic segment CATTAGCCTTTTTTTCTACCACTCGCCTAGCGAGTGGTTTTCTGGATACAATAAAGCGGTCCGAAAGGGCCGCTTTTACTTTTTATATATCCGTTATAATAGATTGTTTATGAGTTCTGCTGCCGAATCAATGACCGGTACTCCGCATTGTAAAAGGCTTTCCTTTGACTGATGACCGCCGGCAATCAGGACGCAGTCAGCTTCCAACACTTCTGCGGTTTCGATATCGTGCGTAGTGTCACCCAACATCAGGACCTTTCGCGGTTTGATACGTTCTTTCCATCCCCGGGCGAGTTCGAGCTTGCTGTGTGCCAGATTGTTGTCAAGGCCGAGAATCTCGTTAAAATAATCCGTAATGCCGAATGAGGCGATTTGGCGTTTCATGATCTCCACCTCGCTCATCGAGATAATGGTCTGCGTCAGACCGAGAATTTTAAAATGTTCAACCGCTTCCCGTACGCCGCTTTTAATCGGCGAAAACCCGCTGAAAAAGGTGTATTCCTTCATCCATTCATTGGCGACATCTTCATAGCACTCCGTGTTGAAATCATAACCGAGATTTTCATAATATTTTTTGATCGGAAAACAAAACACCTCGTAATATTGCCGCAAGGTTTTAAATTCCGGCATTCCGCGGCGGCGCAGCAAGACGTTTTCGCTCATGATGCCCGCCCAGAGATCATCCAAAATCGTGCCGTTAAAATCCCAGACGATATGTGAATAGTTCATGATTTCGAATCCTTTCAAAGGGTTTATATACGCAGAGAGACCGCGCAGCATCAAGCCCGCGATCTCTCAGATATACTTGAACAGGTACTTAAACACCGAGATCCTGGACGTAATACCAGTTGTCGTTCATCATGGTGAAGACCTTTTCACCGTTATTGCCGAAATAATCTCTGGCCGCTTCCAAACCACCGAGCGGTTTGCTGACGTAGACCAGAATCATATTATAACCGATCTCATTGGTCTCTTCAATGAAACTGACCGTATACAGATCATTGGCCGTGTCACGTCTGTAAAGAATAATCTGGGCAATTGAGGTTCTGAAAGTCTTTTTGATCGCGAAAGTCGATTTGGAATCGAAGTAATCCTTATAATCATTATAACTCGAGACATCGCTTTCGGTTCCGCCCGGCCCCATTACGTCGATTTGATTGCCCGTTCCGTAATTGATTGCTGCTGTATTCGTATAAGCTGCAATCTGTATGGAACCATCCGCGTCAGCTTTTGCGGCGAAGGCATCCACAATCCCCTGACAAAAGTCGGGCGTGTTTTTATACAGATCATAAGTCTGCATACGATTCGCAAATGTGATAAAGCTGATTGCGGCAATGATCAATATCACCAACAACACACCGCTGAAAATGAGCCACCCGAGTTTACGTTTTTTTGTTTTCGAGGCGATGGGTTTGAGGGTTCTGGGGTCAATCGGCACGCGCGGCATGTACAATTCCTCCTACATTTTCAAAGATATATTTCGGGCTGTAAGCAAATGTATGAATCATCTCGCGCTGGGTCACACCGGACAATACCAAAACCGTGTCGATTTCCGACTCGATGCCGGCGATGATGTCGGTATCCATCCGGTCGCCGATGATTGCCGTCTCGTCGTTGCCGCAGCCGAGCAGTTTCAGACCTGTCCGCATCATCAGCGGATTCGGCTTGCCCACAAAATAGGCCTGTTTTCCGGTGGCGAGTTCAATCGGAGAGATCAGCGCACGAGTCGCGGGGATAATGCCGCCCTCGGACGGTCCTGTAAGATCCGAGTTGGTGCCGATCAGCTTTGCCCCGTTTTGAATATACCGCACAGCTCGGATGATGCTCTCATAATTATAATTTCGCGTCTCGCCGACGACCACATAATCAGGGTTGACGTCGTTGATGGTGATGCCCTGATCATAAAGGGCATTGATTAATCCCGCCTCGCCGATGGCATAAGCCGTGCAGCCGGGCGCCTGAGACGCAATAAAACTTGCTGTAGCAAGCGCTGAGGTGTAAAAGTGTTCCTGACCCACGTCGAGACCCATCCGCTGGAGCTTTTGGCGAAGTTCCAAAGGAGACCGCTCACTGCTGTTGGTCAGAAAGAGAAATCTTTTATCGTTACGGTTCAGCCAGTCAATAAAATCCGACACCCCTTCTAAAATCCGGTTGCCGTGATAGATGACACCGTCCATATCGCATATAAAACCTTTTTTATCGTGCAAATTAAACTCCACAATACACCTCCGTCATGTTCCGGATTTTTCCGGTGGATTCCTTAAAATCGAACCGATGTGAATTATAGCATTTTATGGTGAAAACTTCAAGTGGATTTTGAGCTTTGGGGTAAAGGATGATATAATGGGCGTAGGAGGCGATGGATTTGAAGCAGCTTCACAACATTCCG from the Oscillospiraceae bacterium genome contains:
- a CDS encoding HAD hydrolase-like protein → MNYSHIVWDFNGTILDDLWAGIMSENVLLRRRGMPEFKTLRQYYEVFCFPIKKYYENLGYDFNTECYEDVANEWMKEYTFFSGFSPIKSGVREAVEHFKILGLTQTIISMSEVEIMKRQIASFGITDYFNEILGLDNNLAHSKLELARGWKERIKPRKVLMLGDTTHDIETAEVLEADCVLIAGGHQSKESLLQCGVPVIDSAAELINNLL
- a CDS encoding HAD-IIA family hydrolase codes for the protein MEFNLHDKKGFICDMDGVIYHGNRILEGVSDFIDWLNRNDKRFLFLTNSSERSPLELRQKLQRMGLDVGQEHFYTSALATASFIASQAPGCTAYAIGEAGLINALYDQGITINDVNPDYVVVGETRNYNYESIIRAVRYIQNGAKLIGTNSDLTGPSEGGIIPATRALISPIELATGKQAYFVGKPNPLMMRTGLKLLGCGNDETAIIGDRMDTDIIAGIESEIDTVLVLSGVTQREMIHTFAYSPKYIFENVGGIVHAARAD